From the genome of Candidatus Hydrogenedentota bacterium:
GGGTTCTGCGTGCTGATCGTCTTGAACCGGACGGCTTCCGCCAGATGCCGGGCCGCGGCGGCATCGTCCACGGTTATCGTGACCGGCACGACCGAAGGCGGCGCTTGGGGCGCGAACCGTACTGTACGCACTGCCACGATCCCGCCCAAGACGGCAACCAACACAAGAATGGCCAAAAGGATTTTCTTCACGTCCAACGCCTTTCGTTCCCAAGCCACATTTCGCCCTTGCTATCATACAATTTCCGATTTGCGGCCTCCAAGTCTTTTGCCTCAAATAAAAATCTACTCGAAACGGGATCGTGACTTTGAGGGGGTATGGCGGTAAAATGAAAGTCGAATGTCAATGCGGAGGGATGAATCATGATGACGATTGGGTTGGCGTGTGCGGCATTGCTGGCAGGCGCGGGGGAGATTGTCCTGCCCGGCCCGGCGGGTGTGATGGCGGGGAAATGGACGTTTTCCGACGGTGCGGAGTTTCCCGGCGCGGCGGGCGCGTTGGAGGCCGACGCCAAGGGCGTCCTGACGCTCAAGTACGACTTCCGCGGCGGCGGCAACTATGTTGGGGCGTACTGCACGCTGGACACGCCTGTCGCGTTGCGAACCGTGACGTTTCGCGTGCGCAAACCGGCGGAGGCGCAGTTGACCGTTCGCATCGCGGACTCGGCGGGGCAGTCCTTCCAGAAGCCGGTTGTTTATGATCATGCCGGCTGGCAGCCGGTTGTGTGCGGGATGAAAGACTGGACGGCGCATTGGGGCGGCGCGAACGACGGCGTGGTGCGCCCGCCGATTGTCAGCGTGGGCATCCTGCTCGAAAACGTGTCGCTGAACGCGCCGGTGGGTGAAATCCATATCGCCGATGTCGGCGGGGAGGCGGGACCAATGGATTCCAAGACAGGCGCGGCGAATGCGGTTCAGGGCGAATATGTCGCAACGGATTTCGGCGCGGACAGCGGGTTCGCGCCCACGAACGGTTCGTTGCTTACGGATGGCCTGTGGCAGATTGATTTTTCCAAAGTGTCCGAAGCGTCGCTGCGTCACAGCCTGTCCTTGTTCGGCCAGCCCGGCGCGTTGTCGCTCACGGTTTCCGGCGGCCGTAAGGGCAACGTGCTGAAATTGACGCTGGGGTCGCATTTCCAGAACTTCACGCGAACGCTCGGCCTGCTGGATGGTTCGGAGCAGACGTTTACCGTGCCGCCGCCGCCGGACGGATGGGTGCATTCCGGCGCGGAAGAAAAGAACATCTCGTATCCACTGCGCGTCGTTGATCTGACGATCGAACGCGGCGACGGACCGGCGCAAGCCACGGATATCCGCCTCATCCGACTGCGCTGCGACACGACGGTGCAGCCTTCGGGATTGATTGTCCTCTTGGCGTCGGCCCGCGAAACCGGCGTGTCCGGCGCCGAACGCAACGCGCAGTGGGGCTGCACGATGTGGAACATGACCGCGAACGACGTCGCGGGAACCCTGACCCTGACGCTTCGCGATTGGGACGAACGCGTCCTGCACACGGAATCGCGGCCGTGTACCTTGCCTGCGCGCGGGCAGCGCCACGCGATCGCGATCGATCGCGCGGTCCCGGCCTCGCTGCATTTCGCCGATGCGGAATTCCGGTTCGATGCGCCGGAATTCGCGCCCGCGACGTCGCGTGCGGGCTTGACGCAGCCGATGGCGGACGCGGGCGACGCGGCCTTGCGGCCCGAATTGCCGTGGGGCATGGGCGTCTATCTATATCGCTACGGCGACTACGGGCAAATGGAGAAGATTGCCGCCGCGGCGCAAGCGGCGGGCGTCAAGTGGACGCGCGAGGAATTCAGTTGGGCGGGCATCGAGCGCGCGCGCGGCGTGTTCGATTTCACTTTTTACGATCAGGTCGTGAACACCGCCCTCAAGCACGGTATCAGCGTGTACGGTTTGCTGTCCTATTGGTCCACGTGGACGAAGGCCTACACGGAAGAAGGCATAGACGATTTCTGCGTGTGGGCGCGCGCGACGGTAAGCCATTTCAAGAACCGCGTCAAGCATTGGGAAATCTACAACGAACCGAACATCTTTTTCTGGAGCGGACCGAAGGAGTTGTATCCGGTGCTCGTGAAGAAATGTTACGCCGCCATCAAGGAAGCCGATCCCGAGGCGATTGTGCTCGCCATTTCAACGGCGGGCGTGGACCGCAAGTTCATTCAGCAATGTTTGGATGCACAAGCGCCTTTCGATATCCTGACGATCCATCCCTATCGCGCGCGCCTGAATGATGCGCAGTTTGTCAAGGAAATGCGATCGACCGCCGAACTCGTGAACGGACGGCCCGTTTGGATCACGGAAATGGGCTGGAGCACGCACATCGGCGGCGTGGACGAACGCGCCCAGGCGCAACTCCTTGCGCGATGTTACCTCGCTGCGGTAGCCTCCGGCGCGATTCAGAACATCGGCTGGTACGATTTCCGCAACGACGGCGACGATCCGTTCTATTTCGAGGCGAACTTCGGCACGTTGCGCACCGATTTGACGCCGAAACCGGCCTATCGCGCGCTCGCGACCGTTTGCCGAACCTTTGACAAGGGCAAGCCGGGCATGCCGAAACGTCTGCCGAAAGGCGTCCTTGCGCTCGAAATGGGCGACGCGCTGGCCGTGTGGACGCAGGATAAACCGGCGACGGTGACGTGCCGTGTAGGCCGCGGCGGCCTGAATGTATCGAACCTCATGGGCGAGCCCGTGCAGGTCGAACGGGACGGCTCCACGCTGACCGTTCCGCTGCGGCCCGGTTCCCCCGTGTTCATGAAAGGCGCAAAGGTGAAAGTGCTCGTGCCCCGCGAAAAAAAGACGGCCATGTCCGAACCCGATCCCCTGCGGTTTTGAGTGATATTTGAGTTCTTTCTCTTTGCGAAAAGAGAAAGAACCAAAGAGAAACGGATTTTGATTTGAAAAATCAGCCGGGCGCGAGTTTCTCCCGGCGGCCGGGGACGCTGTAATAATCGGCTTCGACGAGTTCCCGTGCGTTTGAGATGCCCTTATCGCCCAGATACGCGAGCAGGCGCGAGGCCTGTTCGGCGAGGGGAATGGCGTGGGTCCGGCCCGTTGCCTGGAACAGTGAGTCCGAGAAGGCCATGAATGCCTCGAACGGCGAGGCGTTTGTCTGCCACAAAAGGGGAAGCGATCGCGGAAAATGGCCGGTGTTGTGGTAGATCTCGAAATACCGGGCGAATCGTTTGATGCGTTCGATTTCCGTGCGTCCGAGGCGATGGGTTTCGAGGATTTCGTACGGCGGCTGTTCGGCGAACACGAGGCGGCACGGTTCGATCAGGCGGTTGATCGGGGCGCCGCGCAGGCGCTTGAGGATACCCACCTGAATTTCATGGGGGCGCGTGGCAAGAACCCGATCGAACGCGCTGGCGAACGTTTCGCGGGTTTCGTGCGGAAGCCCGGCGACAAGGTCGGCGTGGATAATTGCGCCCGTGCAATCGCGCAACGACCGCAGATTGCGCAGGGCAAGGTCCGAATCCTGCGGACGGGCGATGGCCGCCAGCGTTTCCGGGTTGACGGATTGGATGCCTGCTTCCAGACGGATTGCGCCGGGAGGAAAATCCGCGAGGGCGGCCACAAAATCCGCGTCCAGCCGGTCGGGCACGATTTCAAAATGAACCTGCATGTTGTCGCGAATGCGGGGACGCAGAAAATCGAGCATGCGGTGAACGCGTTCGGATCGCAGATTGAAGGTTCGATCCACGAATTTGAATCGCCGTGCGCCGCGTGCAATCAGGTCCGACAGGGCGTCGAAGATGGGATCGAGTGGGAATTCCCGGACGCGCGGTTCGAGCGCCGACAGGCAGAATGCGCAGCGGAACGGGCATCCGCGCGACGTTTCGACGTAGATTATCCTCGTCGCGCAATCCTGCTCCGAATATTCGCCGTAGGGCAGGGCAAGCGATTCGGGCGGTACGGCTGTCGCGACGATAACTTTCCGCGCGGGGCGTTTTCCCGCCAGAATCGCACCGGCCAAATCCGCGAAGGCCGGCTCGCCTTCGCCCGCGACCACGTAATCGGCCAGTTCGAACCATGGCGTGTTTTCGTATTCGTGGCCGGCTTCCGGACCGCCCGCGACGATCACCGCGTCCGGCCGGATCGCCCGAATCCGGCGCAGGACTTCCGTTGCCTTTTCCACGTTCCAGATATACAGGCCCGCGCCGACAAGGACCGGATTCTCCGCGACGACGGCATCGGCCATTTCGCCGGTGTCCTGTTTCAGGTGGAATTCGCGAATGACGGTGTCGCGCCGCAAAGCACCCATGTTTGCGCGCAGACAGCGCAATCCCATGGAGGGATGAGTGTACCGTGCGTTGATGGTAAACAAGACAATCTTGGACATGTGCCGGTTCCGTTACAAAGGGGGCAGCAGGACTTCCACAAAACGCGTTTCGCGCCGGTTTCGGTCGTAGGAAAAAACGAGCCGATCGTCCACGATAAGCGGACAGGGGTAGGCCAGCGAACCGCCCGTAATCACGTCTGCCTTGACGCGCCAACTTTTCATTTCATCGTCGCTGATCCAGATGGACAACGGATCGCGTTTCGCGCGTTCTCCCACCACGCCGCCGGTGGCGTTGTGAATCAGCGCGATGCGTCCGTCGGGCAGGCGGATGATCGCGGGCAGGGTTGTCGGGTTCGGGATATCGGTCTGCCACGCGCCGGTCCACGTGCGTCCATTGTCGGAACTTTCCGCGCGCCACAGGAAACCGCCGTATTCCGCGCGCATGAGCATGACGATGCGGCCGTCCTTGAGTTGCACCGCCGTGCTTTCGAGCAAACCGAGCGGACGGTTGCGGATGCCGCCGAATTCGGCCATTCCCCGCAGTTGGGGATTGGAAGTTATCAGGACGGAGCAGCCGTGCAGATGGGTGAGGAACTTGTTGGCTTTCGCCGTTCCAGACGGATCAGGCAGCAGGGCGAGCGCTTCGGCCTCGGACGCGGCACGGGCCGTTTCGGCGATCGCGCCGGCCAGTGGGACGGGGCGTTTCTCGAAGAAGGAGGCGGGCAACAGGTATTCGCCGTTGTGCAATTGAATGGGCCGGCCAATCATGATGTTTTCATCGTCGCGAATGCGGAAAGGCTCACGCGGCGACCAGGAATGCCCGTTGTCGGTGGATTCCATGCGGAAGTAATGCCATACGGTGTAATGGAGTTCGGAGGGCCATTCCGCCCCGAAGGCAATGACTTTTCCGCCGGGCGCGACGTGCATGACGGTGAGCGCGGCGGCATGTTGGCCGGCTTCCAGCAGCACATGGGGATCGTTCCATGTCTTGCCCTTGTCCGTCGAACGCGACACAAGGACGTTGTTGTCCGTTGAGGGTTCGTTGTCGCTTCCGGAAAGCCACCAGCACAGCAGGTCGCCGTTGGGCATTTGCGCAATATTTGCCCCGCAGGCCAGACGGTAGGTTACACCCTTGTGTTCCCAGCCCCGGTTCCCATCGAATACGATGGTCTCGTGAATCTGGATGCGACACGTATCGGGTTCAGCCGCGCATGGCGCTCCCGGAAGCGTTCCCGCACGAATCATGAGCAACGTGGCGAACGCCATTGCGCTTGTCATGCCAACCATGCGAATCTCCCGGGGCGATAGCCCTCAAGGCGCCTGAAATCAATCCGCGATCCGGGGCCGCGCGCGAAAGACCGGCCAACGCCATTGAAAAATCCAAGGGCGCGGCGCACTTTGCCGCGCGTGGAGAAATCTTTCAAGACCGGTTCAATCCGTAATAATCAGTTGTTCCTTCGCCGGCAAGGCCGGGAACGTGTTGTGGGGTTCCTCCTGATACCAGTACGCCACCGAGGCGAGATCGTCCTGTAGCGGCAGATATCGGCCCTCGCTTTGCCAACCCAGACTCTGGATGGTCACGCGGAGGTCTTTTTTGAAACGGATGGGATCCGTGATGTGCCAGCGGTACTGGCCGATGCGCCGTTGCGCGCCATCGTGCGGAATGTGATGAAAACCCGTATACGGACTGCTGAAATTTTCGTAGGAGTATTTGCCGTCCTTTTCCTGCTCGTTGTAGCCGTAGGATCCGCAGAAGTAGTCTTCTTCGCCCGTGCCGCAGATCGTCGGAAAAGATTCGTCGCCGTCAATGTAAAATTTGATTTCGCCCTCGCCCCACCATCCCTGGCTGTTTGCGCCATGCGCCAGATAGGCGCCCACATAATGTCCACGGCCCCGGATGCCGTCCACGATGGTGTGGACGGCCTTTTCCGGCAGGGGGTTCACGCGGCGGAACTGCGCATGAAAATAGGCGGCGTCATCCGGCACGGTTTCCAAGGAATAGTCAATCTGATAATAAACCGTCGCCCTTTTGTTGCCCAGATTTTCCATGGTCACACGGCATCCCTTGCGGAAAGGCATCTGCCAATACGAATTGAAACCGCTTCTCGGATTTACACAGACGGCGAGCGATGAAATGCGCGGTTCCTTTCCCATGCCCCAGCCCGAAGCGAAAAAATCGCCCACGGGAACTTCCACGGACGGTTCCGTTTCGCCGTCCCAGTAGAATCGCAAAATCATGAGCCGGTATTCCCCGGCCGGCGTCATCCAGATATGGTTGATGACGCCCGATCCGTCAATCTGCGCAAGCGTGAACGTCGTCCCCGGCTCGATGTGAACGTACGGATTCACTTTCCAGCCCTGTCCCAATTCGCGCGCCGCGTGCGCGGCGCTCCCGTTTTCCAGCGTCGCCATGCCGCCCTGGCCTTTTTCGCCGGTGAAGTTTTCCGGACTGATGGAACGGGTCTCCGCCTCCCGGATGCGGCACAGGCTGCCCATGTCCGTGGTTTGCGCAACGGCGGCCGACATCCAGAATGCGGGAAGAATCAGGGAGATCGTCAAAAGGTTCTTGTGCATGTCGTGCAATGCTCCTGTGTAATGTCTCGTTCAAAGAAACTACGCCTCGTCTGGGACTTCGTCCAGAAGAGGGGACGCCTTCGGCGTAACCGCGTCGAAGGTAGTTGTAGTATAACCTATCTCGTTTGCAGACGGGGTAATTGCGATGAAGATGCCCGAGAAACGCAACGCAAGGGTATCGGGTTCACCAAAGAAGGCAACTGTTTTACCGAGGTTTCCGACGCCGCGGGCCTGGCCAAAGTCGCAGATACCATGAGCGCCACGAGCGCTGTAGGGCGCTTGGTCCAGGTCTGCGAGCGCTGGATTTACTCCGCCTGCCTGTGTTTCGCCTTGACGCGCGAAGAGCAGCAGCGTAGCGGGTTCCGCTACGACTACTCAGTCTGTCAGGGCGAGTACAGCCGCAACTGAAGAGGCTTTTTATATTACTGCTGTTCAAATTAGTGCCATCGACAAAGCCGGATAATTGAATTCTTTGGCATTTTGGACAGATTATCGTCCCGTCTTGACGGTCCTTAGGATAAGGTCTGCTGACGGGCGCAAGAGCTTGTCCAAATCGGTGATGCCGCCTTCCAAAGTAATGAACAACACCCTGGACCCGGAATATAACTGAACACTTATTCTGATATACACTGCCATGGATTGGGGCGATTGCCCTTTGTCGCACGGAAGCATAAAGGTTGCCGGCGATGATCGTCATGGAATTGTGGAACGCCCGCGGGGACGTTGTACCCGGCCTATCCTGTCCTCTGGCGGGCATGCCGGTGGAAGCGGGATTTCCGTCACCGGCGGACGAACGTGTAGTCGCTCTGTCCGTGGAAAATGTATGAGTCGTGGGGATGCGTCTCAAAGTGGCGCTGGAACGCATGGGTGTGCGCACCGAGCTGGCTCTCGCGTGGATGGCCCCGGACCGGATTAGACGGCGTTTCAACGTATGCGTCATGCGGACGGTATTGAAATTGCATGGTATAGCCTGTTACCCGCTGGAGAGCGGCTCCCTGCCACGGCAGACGATCATGTGTTCGCGCACGTGCGGCGGACCGGTGTCGGATTGTTCGGTGTTGCGCGAGGCCCTTTGTGCGTATACGGCATGTGCCGCCGAGAAACTGCGTCGGCAACGTTCGCGGGCGCATCTGCTGCATGTCTTTCTGATGACCAATCCGTTCCAATCGGAAAAACTCCAATACGCCAATACGCATTGCGGACTTTTCCCATGCCCATGTCGCGTTCGGTTTATTTGTCTTCACTGTAGTTGATACCTAGAATGTACCGTGTATTCGAGTTTTGAGGGAAATATCATGGCGAGATATGTAAATACTGCATCACCGGGGCATGGGACGAGTAAACAGCGCAGCAGTTCCAAACAACGTATGCTACTGACTTTTGTGGGAAGTCACGATCCGTCTTCGCCCGCAACAACTGTTGACGGTCCCATCGTCTCACTTGTTCGCGAATTGACCTTTGAAACCGTCATTTTGTTTACAACACCGCCGATGGAACCCAATGCCGAAAGTACCAAAATACGCTTGATGGAAGTGGCGCCACAAACACAGGTTGAGATCGAAAAACTTAATCTGAATGACCCGACAGACCATGTAGCAGTCCTGAGTGTGTTGCGCAGGTCATTGAAGCGACTTCACCATCTTATCGAAGCCGCTAGCGTCAGCGTCTCCGTAACATCGGGTACCCCGCAGATACACGCCTGTTGGTTCTTGCTGGCCGCATCGGGCGAACTGCCCTGTACCGTATTACAGATCCGTCCTCGCCAATACGTCACAATGGACCGCCCTATCGTTTCGGCGATTGATTTGACGCGCCCGGAATTTCCTCGCGTCATTCCGGCGGTCTGTAAAACAGATTGGGCACGCGTTGCTCCAACAAACACGACTGCACTACTCGATCGAATAGGCATTATCGGAGAGGCCCCGGCGTTTGTGAAGGCTATCGAAGATGCTATCCGATTTGCGAACAGTCCCCTGAGCATACTTATCCTTGGCGAAAGCGGCACGGGCAAGGAATTGTTCGCGCGCCTCATTCACGAGGCCAGTGGACGCACGGGCAAGTTGGAGGCCGTCAATTGTGCGGGCATTCCCGATCAACTGCTGGAGAGTGAATTGTTTGGCCACGTCAAGGGTGCTTTTACCGGCGCCGAGAAAGACCGCAAAGGCCTTATTGACATGGCCAACAAAGGGACTCTGTTTCTGGACGAGATCGGCGAAATGCCCATGAATCTTCAGGCCAAGTTGTTGCGCGTACTGCAAGATCGAGAGGTCCGCCCTGTTGGCTCAGAACACGGCCACCTCGTAGATGTACGTATAGTAGCCGCCACGAACGCCGACCTTGAACGTGGCATCAGAGAGAAATCCTTCCGAAAGGATCTTTACTTTCGCCTCAGCGGCATGCAGATCCGGCTGCCGGCCTTGCGCGAACGCCGCGGCGACGTTGCGCGCCTCGCCCAGTACTTCCTCTCAAAGAACAATGCCTCCAAACCGATTCATCTCACGCGCGAGGCCATCACCGCGCTCGAAGCGTACACATGGCCCGGAAACATTCGCGAGCTGAAGGACACTATTGACCGCGCGCTGACATATGCCCAAGGACGGCCTGCGATTGACGCCGAGGATATCCGCGTTTTCCCGCTCTCCTGCGAGGGCGGAATCCCGGAGGCGCTGCCAGAACCTCACGAGGGGTTTGACTTGAAGGAGTACAAGAGAGAGATTGATCGCAAGCTGAAACGGCGCGCCTTGGAATTGGCAGAAGGAAACGAGGCCAAGGCCGCCCGCTTGCTGGGCATATCTCCGCAAGCCATGAATAAGCACGTTCGAGAGAAGACACACAAGTCCCAGTGAGGGAAAGAGTAGAAACAACAACCCGCATTGCGATAGTATCAACACAGGTTGTTCTGACGTGAACGCAGTAAAGTTGGGTGGGAAAAAGATAACGTGGTGGCTACTGCGAGGGAGAGGGAATTTGTTAAAGAAATAGGCAATTGAATATTGGCGCCCACGGCCATGAAAAGCGCCATATCGAGGTTGAACCGGATACGGCAAAGAAACAGACAATTGAATGTTGGCACAGTCATTGCTACACCTCTATTCACAGCGTTCAGGCAAACAAGATCGAGGAGGCATCATGAAAGAACACGTTGAAAGAGTAGCAACCGCCGCGCTGCTCCACGACATCGGCAAGTTCTGGAGCCGCACGGGCCTGAAAAAACCGTTCAACTCGCAGGAGAAGGAGCACTTCGGTACCTACGACCACGCCCTATGGAGCGCGCATTTCGTGGAGGCTCATCTTCACGACGCAGAACTCGCGAATTGGGTCAGGTCGCACCACGATCCCGACCAATCACGCGAAGCAATGCTAATTTCGCTCGCCGACTGGCTCTCGTCTGCGGAACGCGAATGCGACGCAGAGCAGGAACGAAGCACACCGGAAAAGGCTTGCTTGTACAGCGTACTTGCCGGGCTGAAGCAAGACACGCCACAGCCATACGCCTTGCCGATAATACCCCATGGCGCCTTCGACGAGCGCGCCTTCATGCCTAACGAAGGACAGGAAGGCTCGGCAAGACAATACTGTGCTCTATGGGAGTCTCTTGAGGCCGCAATATCCGGAATCGAATCCGTCGTGGCGCCACATGGCACCTGGCTGGCTCTCATGCGCCGTTTCACCTCACGCATCCCCGCCGCGACGCCCACGCGCGTGGGCGCCTATATACCCGACATCAGCCTCTATGAACACAGCCGGACCACCGCCGCGCTTGCGGCATGTTTCGCTGCCGATGATGTTTCCAAAGAGCGTGCATCCGCAATCCGCACCCATCTCAGTGACCATAAGCTAGACGGTCCCGCCAAAGAACCCATTTGCCGTCTCGTATGCGGCGATCTGTCGGGCATCCAGGATTTCCTCTACGCGATACCACGCAAAGGGGCCGCGAAGACCCTCAAAGCCCGGTCTTTTCTATTGCAGCTCGTTTGTGAGGCGTGCGCAACGTACCTTTGCGAGCAGGCTGGTCTTCCATCCTGTTGCGTCATCTACAACAGCGGCGGCCGGTTCTATCTGTTATTCCCGCTGAACGCCGATATAGACGGCATTGCGGCACAATTGTC
Proteins encoded in this window:
- a CDS encoding sialidase family protein; amino-acid sequence: MVGMTSAMAFATLLMIRAGTLPGAPCAAEPDTCRIQIHETIVFDGNRGWEHKGVTYRLACGANIAQMPNGDLLCWWLSGSDNEPSTDNNVLVSRSTDKGKTWNDPHVLLEAGQHAAALTVMHVAPGGKVIAFGAEWPSELHYTVWHYFRMESTDNGHSWSPREPFRIRDDENIMIGRPIQLHNGEYLLPASFFEKRPVPLAGAIAETARAASEAEALALLPDPSGTAKANKFLTHLHGCSVLITSNPQLRGMAEFGGIRNRPLGLLESTAVQLKDGRIVMLMRAEYGGFLWRAESSDNGRTWTGAWQTDIPNPTTLPAIIRLPDGRIALIHNATGGVVGERAKRDPLSIWISDDEMKSWRVKADVITGGSLAYPCPLIVDDRLVFSYDRNRRETRFVEVLLPPL
- a CDS encoding DUF4080 domain-containing protein, encoding MSKIVLFTINARYTHPSMGLRCLRANMGALRRDTVIREFHLKQDTGEMADAVVAENPVLVGAGLYIWNVEKATEVLRRIRAIRPDAVIVAGGPEAGHEYENTPWFELADYVVAGEGEPAFADLAGAILAGKRPARKVIVATAVPPESLALPYGEYSEQDCATRIIYVETSRGCPFRCAFCLSALEPRVREFPLDPIFDALSDLIARGARRFKFVDRTFNLRSERVHRMLDFLRPRIRDNMQVHFEIVPDRLDADFVAALADFPPGAIRLEAGIQSVNPETLAAIARPQDSDLALRNLRSLRDCTGAIIHADLVAGLPHETRETFASAFDRVLATRPHEIQVGILKRLRGAPINRLIEPCRLVFAEQPPYEILETHRLGRTEIERIKRFARYFEIYHNTGHFPRSLPLLWQTNASPFEAFMAFSDSLFQATGRTHAIPLAEQASRLLAYLGDKGISNARELVEADYYSVPGRREKLAPG
- a CDS encoding beta-galactosidase, with amino-acid sequence MMTIGLACAALLAGAGEIVLPGPAGVMAGKWTFSDGAEFPGAAGALEADAKGVLTLKYDFRGGGNYVGAYCTLDTPVALRTVTFRVRKPAEAQLTVRIADSAGQSFQKPVVYDHAGWQPVVCGMKDWTAHWGGANDGVVRPPIVSVGILLENVSLNAPVGEIHIADVGGEAGPMDSKTGAANAVQGEYVATDFGADSGFAPTNGSLLTDGLWQIDFSKVSEASLRHSLSLFGQPGALSLTVSGGRKGNVLKLTLGSHFQNFTRTLGLLDGSEQTFTVPPPPDGWVHSGAEEKNISYPLRVVDLTIERGDGPAQATDIRLIRLRCDTTVQPSGLIVLLASARETGVSGAERNAQWGCTMWNMTANDVAGTLTLTLRDWDERVLHTESRPCTLPARGQRHAIAIDRAVPASLHFADAEFRFDAPEFAPATSRAGLTQPMADAGDAALRPELPWGMGVYLYRYGDYGQMEKIAAAAQAAGVKWTREEFSWAGIERARGVFDFTFYDQVVNTALKHGISVYGLLSYWSTWTKAYTEEGIDDFCVWARATVSHFKNRVKHWEIYNEPNIFFWSGPKELYPVLVKKCYAAIKEADPEAIVLAISTAGVDRKFIQQCLDAQAPFDILTIHPYRARLNDAQFVKEMRSTAELVNGRPVWITEMGWSTHIGGVDERAQAQLLARCYLAAVASGAIQNIGWYDFRNDGDDPFYFEANFGTLRTDLTPKPAYRALATVCRTFDKGKPGMPKRLPKGVLALEMGDALAVWTQDKPATVTCRVGRGGLNVSNLMGEPVQVERDGSTLTVPLRPGSPVFMKGAKVKVLVPREKKTAMSEPDPLRF
- a CDS encoding RNA repair transcriptional activator RtcR family protein — translated: MARYVNTASPGHGTSKQRSSSKQRMLLTFVGSHDPSSPATTVDGPIVSLVRELTFETVILFTTPPMEPNAESTKIRLMEVAPQTQVEIEKLNLNDPTDHVAVLSVLRRSLKRLHHLIEAASVSVSVTSGTPQIHACWFLLAASGELPCTVLQIRPRQYVTMDRPIVSAIDLTRPEFPRVIPAVCKTDWARVAPTNTTALLDRIGIIGEAPAFVKAIEDAIRFANSPLSILILGESGTGKELFARLIHEASGRTGKLEAVNCAGIPDQLLESELFGHVKGAFTGAEKDRKGLIDMANKGTLFLDEIGEMPMNLQAKLLRVLQDREVRPVGSEHGHLVDVRIVAATNADLERGIREKSFRKDLYFRLSGMQIRLPALRERRGDVARLAQYFLSKNNASKPIHLTREAITALEAYTWPGNIRELKDTIDRALTYAQGRPAIDAEDIRVFPLSCEGGIPEALPEPHEGFDLKEYKREIDRKLKRRALELAEGNEAKAARLLGISPQAMNKHVREKTHKSQ
- a CDS encoding DUF2961 domain-containing protein, with the protein product MHKNLLTISLILPAFWMSAAVAQTTDMGSLCRIREAETRSISPENFTGEKGQGGMATLENGSAAHAARELGQGWKVNPYVHIEPGTTFTLAQIDGSGVINHIWMTPAGEYRLMILRFYWDGETEPSVEVPVGDFFASGWGMGKEPRISSLAVCVNPRSGFNSYWQMPFRKGCRVTMENLGNKRATVYYQIDYSLETVPDDAAYFHAQFRRVNPLPEKAVHTIVDGIRGRGHYVGAYLAHGANSQGWWGEGEIKFYIDGDESFPTICGTGEEDYFCGSYGYNEQEKDGKYSYENFSSPYTGFHHIPHDGAQRRIGQYRWHITDPIRFKKDLRVTIQSLGWQSEGRYLPLQDDLASVAYWYQEEPHNTFPALPAKEQLIITD